Proteins encoded together in one Sphingobacteriales bacterium window:
- a CDS encoding cell division protein ZapA → MGNQISIKVNIADRIYPLRVEEEEEERIRKAADLINKKMSIYVEQYSIKDKLAALSMCVLEVMTEYLTLEEQSQQEREKLKNHLMDIERALESVS, encoded by the coding sequence ATGGGTAATCAGATTTCAATAAAAGTAAATATTGCTGACAGAATATATCCTCTGAGAGTTGAGGAAGAGGAGGAGGAGAGAATCAGGAAAGCAGCAGATCTGATTAACAAAAAGATGAGTATTTATGTTGAACAGTATTCCATTAAAGATAAACTTGCAGCCTTGTCGATGTGTGTTCTTGAGGTGATGACCGAGTATCTGACACTTGAAGAACAATCGCAACAGGAGCGTGAAAAACTTAAGAATCATCTGATGGATATTGAGCGGGCGTTGGAGTCTGTGAGTTAA